A window of Symphalangus syndactylus isolate Jambi chromosome X, NHGRI_mSymSyn1-v2.1_pri, whole genome shotgun sequence genomic DNA:
GCATGTCCAGAGTCAGTTCCCTagaacatcaaaaataaaatattgtcatcATATGATAAATATCATTTGATGAAATAAGCCCGCCAAAGCAGACATCATTGCTGAAAAGCATGAGACATTGTGTGACTTAGCCCATTCCTCCTCAGATATggcttatatatattttgagcatgctttcctttctcctttctttaagGGCCAGGAGATAAAGATCAAAGTAGGCAGAGCTGGGACAAAAAGGTGGCTTTGGTGATCCAGCACTCAGAACATAATAGAAGAGCAGGGAGGAGTGCCAGCTGCTTAAGAAAAGAGGCCATCAGccagaaaacagaagacaaaGTTGATGTGGAAGAACTTAGACTATAGGCCTGTTCCTCTTTAAGGGTAGCTCAGAGCTCTGAAGTTCAGACCTTCACTGGGGAATTTCCCCCAACCCccctttgagaaatatttttaccACCATGATTTCAGTGAATCAAGTCTGATTTAAACAAGTTGTCCCATGGAATGTCTGAAGAGGGAAGACGGGTGAAGGGGTTTAGGATTGGAAGTAAAGCAAAGAACAGGGGTTTGAGGGCTTGTGAAGGAAACTGAACCTGAGCTGGACAGGCACTTCAGAGAAGATTCTCAGGAGAAACTCGCTGGTGCGACCATGCTGGAACATGGTTGGGACAAGCACATAGTTGCCCTTCTTCAGGTACTTGCTCAGAAACACTGTGCGGGTGTCAATATAGGTGGAAGTCCCAGCACGCTCCTGGATGTAGAGGTGGTGGAGGCGGAATTTGCGGTTCATCTCCACCTGGAAATGAAATAGGGTAAAATATTCAATTCCACTCAAATCATGGTTTTTGTATCCTCCGTCTTCTTTCTCCCTAGGCCTTTCATTCTTCCCCTACCCTTAAATCATCCTAATTTTTACTCTGTTTGCCTTCATTCCCTCTGCCCCAAATGCCCATTTTCACCTTGAAGAGCTCAAAGCCAATGATGTAATTGTCAGGTCTTCCCATTCGGCGGTAAGTGCGCAGGTCCTTCTGCTGCAGTGACATAATGACCTTGTGCCCATCCTCAGGCACAGTGAAGATGTACTAAGGGAAAGAGGCCATCAAAGAGGTGAGTTAGCATTTCCAGCTTAAATTTCAGGGAAGAAAGCTTGTCATTGGGAAGCAGAGCCTTGAGTTATTTTCTGGGCTTTGATATTTATCAGACAACAAGGTCTTGGATAATTCACTGACTTGCTAAGTGTAGATCATTAACACTTGCTTCTTTCTATGTCATTCAGCATGTGTTGAGGGACAACTTTGTTCTTAGCCTTTGATGCCAAAGAGGATATGCTTTGTTCTAATAAGTTCTTGGTAAATtattgtattattaatattattattgttattattatccctTTGTATTTAAATGCCATATATAGAAAAAGTTTGgaatccataaagacagaaaggtTTTTATTTGACTCAACCTGACACTACAGCATCACCCTGGGCTAGCCTCCTATTGCCAGCCAGACATATGGCTTGTGGAAAGGCTCCTTGGAGAATTGATGTTTTGCTACTGCCACTTTAAGGAAGCTACAAGCCTGTGTCAGAGACTTTCCAAACATCATCTGGGGAATCACGGTGCTATTAGGAGATAAAACTAAAAGGCATCagatttttctctctgtctctgtctccattcctctctccctttagaaggaaacataaaacagctactcaggaggctaaggcagaaggatcccttgagcccaggaattcaagggtgcagtgaactgtgatcatgccactgcactccagcttgggcaacaaagtgagacccccatctctaaaatgaaggaaagaaggaaggaaggaaggaaggaaggaaggaaggaaggaaggaaggaaggaaggaaagaagggagggagggtgggaggaattAAAAACAGATTCAGAACTAAGGCCCCTAAGTTCAATCCTGTATATACATAGAGAGTGAAGCCATTTTCCCAGCTTAGTATATGTGCCTAATACTTGAAACATTTCCAGAGTTGTAAATGGGGGTGAGGTGGTGTGTGCTGGGGGGAGATAGGAGATTTCTTTAGGAACAATTAAGATGGGAAGGGTGGAAGAGCAGTATGAGTTAGGTGAATCAGCCCACTAGTCTCGATATTCTCCTAAATGCCTGACCAATGAGATGCATGGAAAGAAAAGACACACCCATGGGCAGTGAGGCAGCAATATAGTCAGAATTCTTGTTTTCTGTGAGTTAGCTCATCAGCACATTTTGAGATGAAACTATCCAGGTTATTATAGATTCAGCCTTTAGATGTTAGGATTTTTTACTCTTGGGTGTGCCTGGACTTGACCCTGCTATGTCACCTGGAATAGCACTGTAATGGGAGATGGATGGGATGGAGTCGTTGAGAGGGCAATGATTCAAATCCTGGGAAAAATGACCTGGATCTAGATGATAAAATGGAGGCATAATAATGGGGTTCAAAAGAGTCATCTGCATTAGAAAGAGGAAGAATATAGTAAATGTGCACCCCAGAGAACAGCTTCGCAGTAAAGAGAAATGAGGAAGAATTGAGAGAGCATCTCAAAGCAGATCTTCTCTCTCCGATGTGGGACCATCACAAGGAAGCAGGGACTGTCAAAGAGCCATACCAGACAATATGGCCAGAAGAGAGGCAGCCAGAGGAGGTGATTCAGATTTGATACTGCTGCCAAAGACTGTCTCTGCAAAAAGACATAGTCTGCTGTGTTTTACAAGCACCTGAGACAATCCCTAGGGATCCTGGTCGATGAATATTACACAATAGCTGCAAATGGAAGACTTGATGCTAAAGAAATACTCCAGAGATGACCAAAGCAAGATCTGAGTTCCTATTGACTGGATAACTTTGAGGCAAATAAAGTAATTGACTCAAACCTGGGGATTCTGCAGGAAGGTATCACGGTTGTTGTAGCAGCCTCCTGAGCGGTTCATCAGGGGATCATCATCCACAGTCCAGCATCCCAACACCGATTCCAGCTCCTTTCGGCCAAAAATAGGGTTGTTCACATTGCGGCAGACATTCAGTTTGTGAAAGTTGCGGCAAAAGTCCTCCAAGCTCATCCTGAATGGAAGgagcacaggaaaaaaataaagatggtatTTAATACTTAACACTGTAGTTCCATGTAGAAGTCCCAATTCCCTTAGTGCAGAAACCCCTCCTCACCAAAACTCTCCATCATCAGACATAACAAGCCCCAGGTTCTTGCGATCTGCTGCAGTCAGTTGCTGCCACTCTTCAGAActgaaagcaaatagaaaaaaaaagataaaccattATGTTTGCCATTGACTTCTTTTAGTAAGCAGGATGCCAGAGAAACAGAATGCATGAGAATCAGTCCTGCTTTATTTCACCTGCGGCTGGGTCACAGACCCTGTGCCTGACAAGAGCGCACAGATGTCACTGAGCATTGAGAGCACACTAGCAGTCTGGAGGGATGGGTCTGGGAGAACTACAGGGCTTTGGAGATGTAGCTGTGAAAGTGGAATGCAACTCACATTTCACTCCAGGGGCCACTCCATTCCTGTCTTCCCAAGGGGTTTCTCAGGCGAACCATATACAGCTTCTCAGCACTGAAGACTTCCACAAGTCTCTCTCCAAGACGAATTTTGCGAATATCAGTCATGGTGTAGGTATGGCCCTTCAGCAGACCCCAATCAGTTTCAACTTCTTGCTCCTCCTGATTGGGAGACTGAGAGCAAAGAAAGATATATAAAGGCACAGGAATTGGGAGACCCAATCCTGACTCCTCTTCTTCATTAATTGGCTTAACGCAGTAGGACTGAAGCTAGTTCTCACACAGATGGAAATTTCATCCTGACACCCAACTTGAAACAAAAGCagtagaggaaaataaataaagaatgtaaTATAACAACTCAAGTCAGATTCAAACTATCCACTGTAGTACATTAATATGAACTGCCATAAAATTTGATGGGGCAGATTCATTTATTGAGCAAGCAGCCATAACCTCAAGACGTAGAAGCAGAGACAAGAGGAATAATTTAGCAGAGGCTACTGACACCAGCCTGGATGCTGCATTGGTTCCATGTGGAATGACTGGTACAAAAGGATAAAAAACTAAAGCACCTCAGCTTCCACACCAGGACAAAATGTGTATTTTAGCTTTCTAAGTCCCATTAATAGTTTTTCATGGGTCTTCAGGTTAAGGGCGAATTTCCCTACTAAATTTTGTAGTCTCTTCTGCCAGGAACGAGTATACAGTGGTTGTTTTTCATGAGTACAAACCTCAATGGAACAGCAGATCAGACCACCTTTGGTAAATGTTTTGTACAGTTCTCCGAATAGCTTGTACTTCTCCTCAACAAGCTCAGTGTATCTTCCTTTCTGCATGTCAACAGTTTCAGCCAATGTGCCCGTGAAGTCCACAATAATATCAGTGATGGTCAAACCATCCAGGGCCTCATAACAGCCTAGCAGCCTGAGGGCAAGTATGCAAGGTTATCTTTGTAAAATTGTTTTTCCAGGTCAAGAACATTATAATCTAAAGAATCAGAACATCCCCTTCCTAGACTTTACCAGATGGCTTTTCTCTAGGTATGAAATCAGAGatgttttgaaattatattcAGAAATTTCTAGGCTTAGGCTATGTTGATCAAGGACAGTCTATGCAGAAACTTCTTTCTATGGGGAGAtatgagataaagaaaaaatgaagtgtaccgggtgcggtggctcacgcctgtaatcccagcactttgggaggccgaggcgggtggatcacgaggtcaggagatcgagaccacggtgaaaccccgtctctactaaaaaaaatacaaaaaattagccgggcgcggtggcgggcgcctgtagtcccagctactcggagaggctgaggcagtagaatggcgtgaacccgggagacggagcttgcagtgagctgagattgcgccactgcactccagcctgggcgacagagcgagactccgtctcaaaaaaaaagaaaaaatgaagtgaTAATGCCATGTGATCTACAGATAGCAGGAGGAAAGGGTACCTGGGAGCAGGTAAGAGTTTAAATGGAAACAAGAACCTCTGATTTCTCTCTCATCTAAGATTTCTGAGAGCCAGGCCCAAGTGCAAAGCAATGCCTTGGTTCTGACTGACATCTTACCCAACTTAAACTCCAGGGTTGGGCTGGGAGAGAATGAGCTCCCAAAGACAAATGCGGCTTTCCTTTCCTCACGTACCCTGAGAGCAGACTAGTCAATCCCCTCCTTACTTTGCATAAGCTTTTTCCAGCAGAGCATTCCAAAACTCATTCATGGAGGTGGAGAAAGAGAAGACTAGATCTCCGTTGATGGTGGGCAACAAGTCATCAATCACCACTTCAGTCCATTCTCCAAAATGCCAGAAACGAAAGCGAAATATCCCAgcatatttatctgttttttgagGGTCCCATTCCTGTTCCTTATGGTTGGGAATTATCTAGAAACGCAAGAACATTTAATCAAGTGTTATACACCAGACCACATCCAGAAACTGAGATTATAATTTATTCCTGGCAAATCCACAGGGCAACAGGAAGCATGCCACATACACCTGGTTTGAGTCTGGATTGGAAATTCCTAGATATGGCATTTTGCCCACAACTTCTGCTTCCTCAGTTCAGTTTTGCTGAGGATatcaccatgcctgtctaaaTGCACACAGGAGTACACAGTGTGGCTGGGGCAACCAGTTAGTGGTTAAATGCTTTCCACAAATAATCTATAAACTGGATGTTGAGAAGTGGACTATATAAACATATTCACGATTGCATGTTTAAAATGCAAGGCATTCTAAAGAGCAAAACCAATCAAAATCAAGGCCCAttgtagtttgttttttaaatatccattCTAGAGATTTTATATCAATTATATTAAATATGGATTTCCTTTGCATTTTGAATAAAATCatgtttaggaattttttttgtgTAACAGCTACAcattaatattctaaaattattttttgaggaaaatgttttaactttGTCTCAAGTCAAGTTAACACTTCCTTGCCTTGGCCTCTACCTGAATGTTAAAGGAATTTTTGtactattaataatttattagaaTCTTTTCAAGTCCTACTTCTGTATTTCTCACCTTTTCTGTTATTAATATGTATTAGTGACTTCCTGGCTTCTACTGACTTTATACCCCAGTGGGTACAGTTAACATAATATGCAGAGATACTGAGTCAATGCACGGCAAATGATAACCAAAAATCAGTGAGCATATACGACAAAGCAAGTAGAGTAAAATGTTAATGGTAGAATCTAGGTGGGTACATGAGTGTtcactataaaattatttcaacttttctgtgtttGCAAAACTTCTTATAATGAAATGGAAGGAAGTCGCCTAGTTAATATCTCTGCtttcaagaaatacaaaaacctaagaaagttatgagttgattttttcCTAAAGTTATTAAAGAAGACAAGAAAGTGGAAACTGAATGAGGTCCCACAGGAGGGATAATACCTTTGTCCAATGAGACTCCTGAACAGCCAAACAGGAAAATGCAGAAACCATTGGCTTGTGCCCCAGTCTCCCTTGGGTCAGCTGGTGGTTGCTAATGTTGCCCACAATCAGATGGGGGTCATCACAGATGTCCTATGAATACAATAATTGGTTATA
This region includes:
- the CAPN6 gene encoding calpain-6 produces the protein MGPPLKLFKNQKYQELKQECIKDSRLFCDPTFLPENDSLFYNRLLPGKVVWKRPQDICDDPHLIVGNISNHQLTQGRLGHKPMVSAFSCLAVQESHWTKIIPNHKEQEWDPQKTDKYAGIFRFRFWHFGEWTEVVIDDLLPTINGDLVFSFSTSMNEFWNALLEKAYAKLLGCYEALDGLTITDIIVDFTGTLAETVDMQKGRYTELVEEKYKLFGELYKTFTKGGLICCSIESPNQEEQEVETDWGLLKGHTYTMTDIRKIRLGERLVEVFSAEKLYMVRLRNPLGRQEWSGPWSEISEEWQQLTAADRKNLGLVMSDDGEFWMSLEDFCRNFHKLNVCRNVNNPIFGRKELESVLGCWTVDDDPLMNRSGGCYNNRDTFLQNPQYIFTVPEDGHKVIMSLQQKDLRTYRRMGRPDNYIIGFELFKVEMNRKFRLHHLYIQERAGTSTYIDTRTVFLSKYLKKGNYVLVPTMFQHGRTSEFLLRIFSEVPVQLRELTLDMPKMSCWNLARGYPKVVTQITVHSAEDLEKKYANETVNPYLVIKCGKEEVRSPIQKNTVHAIFDTQAIFYRRTTDIPIIVQVWNSRKFCDQFLGQVTLDADPSDCRDLKSLYLRKKGGPTAKVKQGHISFKVISSDDLTEL